A part of Melittangium boletus DSM 14713 genomic DNA contains:
- a CDS encoding fatty acyl-AMP ligase produces the protein MSQELPRRQTLPFRLGPGAGRHPSREHAQRSPTRVQLPAVSTLAEIVMHWGQTRPSQPLLSFVDLEDQLTVLTAGELLRDALRLGSHLRARGVKRGDRVVLSFDTSPEFLECFFACGLVGATPCLIELPSSKVSVQTWSERLRVKLRMLGARAILMDPDFADLAHESLKDFTPEPGMEAPFVATPAEFATPAEPFTPEPPDAEDTAFIQFTSGTTDAPKGVQVSHRALLANCAALGEHSQWDSDDLMVSWLPLFHDMGLVASTLASFVHGIPTVLMPPFGFLLKPSRWLWALHCFRATNSFAPNFAYQLCVKRIKDAELEGLDLGSWKRAYNAAEFIHTDTVHQFTERFAPHGFDDDAWKPSYGMAEMVVAVTVRRRSDPMHQESISRTALSSRREAVPQPRGPDSLLVVGVGKPIRGIELRIVDEEGRDVPERHEGEILLRGTSLFGGYYQNPEATQAVLREGWLHTGDLGYLAHGELFICGRSKDLIIKAGENHHPYTMENAAARVSGVRTGCVAAVGVNNPQTGTEDIVVLCETTETKPELLRQLCKHVEDTVFQGAGVRPNRVLPVPPQTLPKTTSGKLKRAYIREHIEAFDKLSLLVAPPPKQAVVH, from the coding sequence TTCGTGGACCTGGAGGATCAGCTCACCGTGCTCACCGCGGGCGAGCTGCTGCGCGACGCCCTGCGTCTGGGGTCCCACCTGCGCGCGCGGGGCGTCAAGCGGGGAGACCGGGTGGTGCTCTCCTTCGACACCAGCCCCGAGTTCCTCGAGTGTTTCTTCGCGTGTGGACTCGTGGGCGCCACGCCCTGCCTCATCGAGCTGCCCTCCTCGAAGGTGTCCGTGCAGACGTGGAGCGAGCGGCTGCGCGTGAAGCTGCGGATGCTCGGCGCGCGCGCCATCCTCATGGATCCGGACTTCGCGGACCTGGCGCACGAGTCCCTCAAGGACTTCACCCCCGAGCCCGGAATGGAGGCCCCCTTCGTGGCGACCCCGGCCGAGTTCGCCACGCCCGCCGAGCCCTTCACCCCGGAGCCCCCGGACGCGGAAGACACGGCCTTCATCCAGTTCACCTCCGGCACCACGGACGCGCCCAAGGGCGTGCAGGTGTCCCATCGCGCCCTGCTGGCCAACTGCGCGGCCCTGGGCGAGCACAGCCAGTGGGACTCGGATGATCTGATGGTGTCGTGGCTGCCGCTCTTCCACGACATGGGCCTCGTCGCGAGCACACTCGCGTCCTTCGTGCACGGAATCCCCACGGTGCTGATGCCGCCGTTCGGCTTCCTGCTCAAGCCCTCGCGCTGGCTGTGGGCCCTCCACTGCTTCCGCGCCACCAACAGCTTCGCGCCCAACTTCGCCTACCAGCTGTGCGTCAAGCGCATCAAGGACGCGGAGCTGGAGGGCCTGGACCTCGGCTCCTGGAAGCGCGCCTACAACGCCGCGGAGTTCATCCACACGGACACCGTGCACCAGTTCACCGAGCGCTTCGCGCCCCACGGCTTCGATGACGACGCGTGGAAGCCGTCCTACGGCATGGCGGAGATGGTGGTGGCGGTGACGGTGCGCCGCCGGTCGGACCCCATGCACCAGGAGTCCATCTCGCGCACCGCGCTGTCCTCGCGGCGCGAGGCCGTACCCCAACCCCGGGGTCCGGACTCGCTCCTCGTGGTGGGCGTGGGCAAGCCCATCCGCGGCATCGAGCTGCGCATCGTCGACGAGGAGGGCCGGGATGTCCCCGAGCGCCACGAAGGAGAAATCCTCCTGCGCGGCACGTCGCTCTTCGGCGGCTACTACCAGAACCCGGAGGCCACCCAGGCCGTGCTGCGCGAGGGCTGGCTGCACACGGGAGACCTCGGCTACCTGGCCCACGGCGAGCTCTTCATCTGCGGGCGCAGCAAGGACCTCATCATCAAGGCGGGGGAGAACCACCACCCCTACACCATGGAGAACGCCGCGGCGCGCGTGTCGGGCGTGCGCACGGGCTGCGTGGCCGCAGTGGGCGTGAACAACCCCCAGACGGGCACCGAGGACATCGTCGTCCTGTGCGAGACGACCGAGACGAAGCCCGAGCTGCTGCGCCAGTTGTGCAAGCACGTGGAGGACACCGTCTTCCAGGGCGCCGGCGTGCGCCCCAACCGCGTGCTCCCCGTGCCGCCCCAGACGCTGCCCAAGACGACCAGCGGCAAGCTCAAGCGCGCCTACATCCGCGAGCACATCGAGGCCTTCGACAAGCTGTCGCTGCTGGTGGCTCCTCCCCCCAAACAGGCCGTGGTGCACTGA
- a CDS encoding zinc metalloprotease, translating into MSSGVVSKSVRSAMFLGAVLAFGGCAEVAEAPVEEQPVQAEAHGRGCVTEDLSESEREAVEQAIAGRVNAQARANGSVNIKVYFHVINKGTGVSNGNITDAQIAQQISVLNQAYANTPYRFTLAGTDRTTNSTWYTSTGGSSETAMKKALRKGTAADLNFYTNNMGGGLLGWATFPSSYKSQPTQDGVVVLYSSLPGGTAAPFNLGHTATHEVGHWLGLYHTFQGGCSSTGDSVSDTPAESTPASGCPKGRDTCSTAGLDPIENYMDYSDDACMTKFTAGQVARMESMVITYRGL; encoded by the coding sequence ATGTCCAGCGGCGTGGTCTCCAAGAGTGTTCGTTCGGCGATGTTCCTGGGCGCGGTCCTGGCCTTCGGTGGATGTGCGGAAGTCGCGGAGGCTCCCGTCGAGGAGCAGCCGGTGCAGGCCGAGGCGCATGGCCGCGGCTGTGTGACGGAGGACCTGAGCGAGTCCGAGCGCGAGGCCGTGGAGCAGGCCATCGCCGGCCGGGTGAACGCCCAGGCGCGCGCCAACGGCTCGGTCAACATCAAGGTGTACTTCCACGTCATCAACAAGGGCACGGGCGTGTCCAACGGCAACATCACGGACGCGCAGATCGCCCAGCAGATCTCGGTGCTCAACCAGGCCTATGCGAACACCCCGTACCGCTTCACGCTGGCGGGCACGGACCGCACCACCAACTCCACCTGGTACACCTCCACGGGCGGCTCCTCGGAGACGGCCATGAAGAAGGCGCTGCGCAAGGGCACGGCGGCCGACCTCAACTTCTATACCAACAACATGGGCGGCGGCCTGCTCGGCTGGGCGACCTTCCCCTCCAGCTACAAGTCCCAGCCCACCCAGGACGGCGTGGTCGTCCTCTACTCGTCCCTGCCCGGCGGCACCGCGGCCCCCTTCAACCTGGGCCACACCGCCACGCACGAGGTCGGCCACTGGCTCGGCCTGTACCACACGTTCCAGGGCGGCTGCTCCAGCACGGGTGACAGCGTGAGCGACACCCCGGCCGAGTCCACGCCCGCCTCCGGCTGCCCCAAGGGCCGCGACACCTGCTCCACCGCCGGCCTGGACCCCATCGAGAACTACATGGACTACAGCGACGACGCCTGCATGACCAAGTTCACCGCGGGTCAGGTCGCTCGCATGGAGTCCATGGTCATCACGTACCGCGGTCTGTGA